The proteins below come from a single Salvelinus fontinalis isolate EN_2023a chromosome 1, ASM2944872v1, whole genome shotgun sequence genomic window:
- the LOC129827895 gene encoding APOBEC1 complementation factor-like isoform X1: MESNQKSGDGLTGMQKEVSLRALIQRTGYQLLQENGQRRYGGPPPGWEGPPPERGSEIFVGKLPRDLFEDELVPHCEKFGKIFEVRMMMDFNGNNRGYAFVTFYNKNEAKTAMKQLNNYEIRNGRLLGVCASVDNCRLFVGGIPKSKKREEILMEMKKVTDGVLEVIVYPSAADKTKNRGFAFVEYNSHRAAAMARRKLLPGRILLWGHAIAVDWAEPEVEVDEDTMATVKILYVRNLMLATTEETIEKEFNSIKPGAVERVKKIRDYAFVHFTQREDAISTMDALNGKLVDGSPVEVTLAKPVDKDNYVRYTRGTGGRGGALPQGEYAYTLGQVYDPSAAYLGAPVFYAPQIYAAIPNQFRFPIAKGLVGGRGLVRTPSVREIYMNVPVGAAGIRGMGGRGYLAYAGLGRGCATYQLKTDKHPEDKLFDLLPGMELTPMNPVKPPGIKHTPQILEDVCQKNNWGQPVYQLHSAIGPDQSQLFLYKVTIPALSTQYPNVHPFTPAKLCTSVDEAKVHAAEHALNILGLQTEGAEASAAAVAAFPAYTIANTSASVAASQLKQAVSLHQDMAAYTTYEGYPAFTVATRGDGYGVF; the protein is encoded by the exons ATGGAATCTAATCAAAAATCTGGGGATGGACTGACGGGCATGCAGAAAGAGGTCTCGCTGCGTGCGCTCATTCAGCGCACAGGATACCAATTACTGCAG GAGAATGGTCAGAGGAGGTACGGCGGACCCCCTCCAGGCTGGGAAGGCCCTCCCCCAGAGAGGGGCAGTGAGATCTTTGTGGGGAAGCTGCCAAGAGACCTCTTTGAGGATGAGCTGGTCCCCCACTGTGAGAAA TTCGGGAAAATCTTTGAGGTTCGGATGATGATGGACTTCAACGGCAATAATAGAGGATATGCCTTTGTTACCTTTTACAACAAAAATGAAGCCAAGACCGCCATGAAACAGCTCAATAACTATGAAATCAG GAACGGAAGGCTCCTGGGAGTGTGTGCCAGTGTGGACAACTGTCGTCTGTTTGTGGGGGGCATCCCCAAATccaagaagagagaggagatccTGATGGAAATGAAGAAAGTAACAGATGGGGTGTTGGAGGTGATTGTTTACCCCAGTGCTGCGGACAAGACCAAGAACAGGGGCTTTGCCTTTGTGGAGTACAACAGTCACCGCGCTGCAGCCATGGCCAGGAGGAAACTACTGCCAG GGAGGATCCTGCTGTGGGGGCACGCCATCGCCGTGGACTGGGCGGAGCCTGAAGTGGAAGTGGACGAGGACACCATGGCAACGGTGAAGATTCTCTACGTGAGGAACTTAATGCTGGCCACTACAGAAGAGACCATCGAGAAGGAGTTCAACAGTATCAAACCAG GTGCTGTAGAGAGAGTGAAGAAGATCAGAGACTATGCCTTTGTCCATTTCACCCAGAGAGAGGACGCGATAAGCACCATGGACGCACTGAATGGAAAG CTGGTGGATGGCTCTCCCGTGGAGGTGACCCTGGCTAAGCCGGTGGATAAGGACAACTACGTGCGCTACACCCGGGGTACAGGTGGCCGCGGTGGGGCCCTGCCCCAGGGGGAGTACGCCTACACACTAGGCCAGGTGTATGACCCCTCAGCAGCATACCTGGGTGCCCCCGTGTTCTACGCTCCCCAGATATATGCTGCTATTCCTAATCAGTTCCGCTTCCCCATTGCCAAGGGGCTTGTGGGGGGCCGTGGCCTGGTGCGCACGCCCTCGGTCAGAG AAATTTACATGAATGTACCTGTAGGGGCAGCGGGCATACGCGGGATGGGTGGTCGCGGATATCTCGCCTACGCAGGTTTAGGCCGAGGCTGTGCCACCTACCAGCTAAAGACAGACAAGCACCCCGAGGACAAGCTCTTTGACCTGCTGCCAGGCATGGAGCTCACGCCCATGAACCCCGTGAAGCCTCCCGGTAtcaaacacacaccacag ATCTTGGAGGATGTGTGTCAGAAGAACAACTGGGGGCAGCCAGTTTATCAGCTTCACTCTGCCATCGGACCTGACCAAAGCCAACTGTTCCTCTACAAAGTCACCATTCCGGCTCTGTCCACCCAATATCCAAATGT gcaTCCGTTCACCCCAGCCAAGCTGTGTACATCTGTGGATGAAGCCAAGGTTCATGCTGCGGAGCACGCCCTGAATATCCTGGGTCTGCAGACAGAGGGCGCTGAGGCCTCCGCTGCAGCCGTTGCCGCATTCCCAG CTTACACAATAGCGAACACCTCAGCCTCAGTAGCTGCCTCCCAGCTCAAACAGGCCGTCTCCCTGCACCAGGACATGGCAGCATACACTACCTACGAAGGCTATCCCGCCTTCACCGTGGCAACCCGTGGAGACGGTTATGGAGTGTTCTAG
- the LOC129827895 gene encoding APOBEC1 complementation factor-like isoform X2, producing the protein MESNQKSGDGLTGMQKEVSLRALIQRTGYQLLQENGQRRYGGPPPGWEGPPPERGSEIFVGKLPRDLFEDELVPHCEKFGKIFEVRMMMDFNGNNRGYAFVTFYNKNEAKTAMKQLNNYEIRNGRLLGVCASVDNCRLFVGGIPKSKKREEILMEMKKVTDGVLEVIVYPSAADKTKNRGFAFVEYNSHRAAAMARRKLLPGRILLWGHAIAVDWAEPEVEVDEDTMATVKILYVRNLMLATTEETIEKEFNSIKPGAVERVKKIRDYAFVHFTQREDAISTMDALNGKLVDGSPVEVTLAKPVDKDNYVRYTRGTGGRGGALPQGEYAYTLGQVYDPSAAYLGAPVFYAPQIYAAIPNQFRFPIAKGLVGGRGLVRTPSVRGAAGIRGMGGRGYLAYAGLGRGCATYQLKTDKHPEDKLFDLLPGMELTPMNPVKPPGIKHTPQILEDVCQKNNWGQPVYQLHSAIGPDQSQLFLYKVTIPALSTQYPNVHPFTPAKLCTSVDEAKVHAAEHALNILGLQTEGAEASAAAVAAFPAYTIANTSASVAASQLKQAVSLHQDMAAYTTYEGYPAFTVATRGDGYGVF; encoded by the exons ATGGAATCTAATCAAAAATCTGGGGATGGACTGACGGGCATGCAGAAAGAGGTCTCGCTGCGTGCGCTCATTCAGCGCACAGGATACCAATTACTGCAG GAGAATGGTCAGAGGAGGTACGGCGGACCCCCTCCAGGCTGGGAAGGCCCTCCCCCAGAGAGGGGCAGTGAGATCTTTGTGGGGAAGCTGCCAAGAGACCTCTTTGAGGATGAGCTGGTCCCCCACTGTGAGAAA TTCGGGAAAATCTTTGAGGTTCGGATGATGATGGACTTCAACGGCAATAATAGAGGATATGCCTTTGTTACCTTTTACAACAAAAATGAAGCCAAGACCGCCATGAAACAGCTCAATAACTATGAAATCAG GAACGGAAGGCTCCTGGGAGTGTGTGCCAGTGTGGACAACTGTCGTCTGTTTGTGGGGGGCATCCCCAAATccaagaagagagaggagatccTGATGGAAATGAAGAAAGTAACAGATGGGGTGTTGGAGGTGATTGTTTACCCCAGTGCTGCGGACAAGACCAAGAACAGGGGCTTTGCCTTTGTGGAGTACAACAGTCACCGCGCTGCAGCCATGGCCAGGAGGAAACTACTGCCAG GGAGGATCCTGCTGTGGGGGCACGCCATCGCCGTGGACTGGGCGGAGCCTGAAGTGGAAGTGGACGAGGACACCATGGCAACGGTGAAGATTCTCTACGTGAGGAACTTAATGCTGGCCACTACAGAAGAGACCATCGAGAAGGAGTTCAACAGTATCAAACCAG GTGCTGTAGAGAGAGTGAAGAAGATCAGAGACTATGCCTTTGTCCATTTCACCCAGAGAGAGGACGCGATAAGCACCATGGACGCACTGAATGGAAAG CTGGTGGATGGCTCTCCCGTGGAGGTGACCCTGGCTAAGCCGGTGGATAAGGACAACTACGTGCGCTACACCCGGGGTACAGGTGGCCGCGGTGGGGCCCTGCCCCAGGGGGAGTACGCCTACACACTAGGCCAGGTGTATGACCCCTCAGCAGCATACCTGGGTGCCCCCGTGTTCTACGCTCCCCAGATATATGCTGCTATTCCTAATCAGTTCCGCTTCCCCATTGCCAAGGGGCTTGTGGGGGGCCGTGGCCTGGTGCGCACGCCCTCGGTCAGAG GGGCAGCGGGCATACGCGGGATGGGTGGTCGCGGATATCTCGCCTACGCAGGTTTAGGCCGAGGCTGTGCCACCTACCAGCTAAAGACAGACAAGCACCCCGAGGACAAGCTCTTTGACCTGCTGCCAGGCATGGAGCTCACGCCCATGAACCCCGTGAAGCCTCCCGGTAtcaaacacacaccacag ATCTTGGAGGATGTGTGTCAGAAGAACAACTGGGGGCAGCCAGTTTATCAGCTTCACTCTGCCATCGGACCTGACCAAAGCCAACTGTTCCTCTACAAAGTCACCATTCCGGCTCTGTCCACCCAATATCCAAATGT gcaTCCGTTCACCCCAGCCAAGCTGTGTACATCTGTGGATGAAGCCAAGGTTCATGCTGCGGAGCACGCCCTGAATATCCTGGGTCTGCAGACAGAGGGCGCTGAGGCCTCCGCTGCAGCCGTTGCCGCATTCCCAG CTTACACAATAGCGAACACCTCAGCCTCAGTAGCTGCCTCCCAGCTCAAACAGGCCGTCTCCCTGCACCAGGACATGGCAGCATACACTACCTACGAAGGCTATCCCGCCTTCACCGTGGCAACCCGTGGAGACGGTTATGGAGTGTTCTAG